A stretch of the Arachis stenosperma cultivar V10309 chromosome 6, arast.V10309.gnm1.PFL2, whole genome shotgun sequence genome encodes the following:
- the LOC130934385 gene encoding uncharacterized protein LOC130934385, whose amino-acid sequence MSVVAPLEIRRFSELVNKARVIEDCAKKVALARDTRGGINRGHGKYFQSRGQNFKRCGHAPQHPQGQGNFRRTNYDLYHQAKERGHITKDCPYRRNPNVRWNQQQDQVFAVNANDAAKSDPLMRDKCFISDKVLVTLHDTGSSHSFITFDKAAKLGLKISHLAFDLHAHTLSQIVVTRLGCRQIPFKIEDRSFVHDLICLPMVRLEMILGFDWLSKNRVLLDYFERTIRFMSEGKGGAVVAKSYYLNSVIVNCSGNECQGYILLASNASGDEQKLD is encoded by the exons ATGAGTGTTGTGGCTCCGTTGGAGATTCGGAGGTTTTCTGAGTTAGTGAACAAGGCAAGGGTTATTGAAGATTGTGCTAAGAAGGTAGCATTGGCAAGGGATACTCGTGGAGGCATCAACAGAGGCCATGGAAAATATTTCCAGTCTAGGGGTCAAAACTTCAAAAGATGTGGACATGCCCCTCAACACCCTCAAGGTCAAGGAAACTTTAGGAGGACTAACTACGATCTGTATCACCAGGCGAAGGAAAGAG GACACATTACAAAGGATTGCCCTTATAGAAGGAATCCGAATGTGCGTTGGAACCAACAACAAGACCAAGTGTTTGCTGTGAATGCCAATGATGCTGCTAAGTCAGATCCTTTGATGAGAGATAAATGTTTTATTAGTGACAAAGTGTTGGTTACATTGCATGATACGGGATcttcacattcattcattacaTTTGATAAGGCTGCTAAACTAGGGTTAAAAATCTCGCACTTAGCTTTCGATTTGCATGCGCATACCCTATCTCAGATAGTTGTGACTAGATTAGGTTGTAGGCAAATACCTTTCAAGATTGAGGATAGATCTTTTGTTCATGACTTAATTTGTTTGCCGATGGTTAGGTTGGAGATGATTTTGGGGTTTGATTGGTTGTCAAAGAACCGAGTGTTGTTAGATTACTTTGAGCGAACAATTCGCTTTATGTCGGAAGGAAAAGGAGGAGCAGTTGTAGCTAAGAGTTATTACCTGAATTCTGTAATAGTGAACTGTAGTGGGAACGAGTGTCAGGGTTATATACTTTTAGCTTCGAATGCGTCAGGCGATGAGCAGAAGTTAGACTAA